Proteins encoded in a region of the Malaciobacter mytili LMG 24559 genome:
- a CDS encoding gamma-glutamylcyclotransferase family protein — MYLFGYGSLINLNSAQKSFKRKLTQKDLIPVCVKGYKKVWNSIEIIKFEDNKDTKGVFLNLQIEENSFSTGVVIKITNEELEILKLREKNYSCITIKKESVLNIKLEEDIIAFMTTKEEKLAKSEDKECFIPAKYIDILTSAFTFYDKNFIEEYKKEVLKNFPFSIKEGTYSFSDPTQNKFAKEGINESK; from the coding sequence ATGTATCTATTTGGATATGGCTCCCTAATAAATTTAAATAGTGCTCAAAAATCTTTTAAAAGAAAACTTACACAAAAAGATTTAATTCCTGTATGTGTAAAAGGGTATAAAAAAGTATGGAATTCTATTGAGATTATTAAATTTGAAGATAATAAAGATACAAAAGGTGTATTTTTAAATCTTCAAATTGAAGAAAACTCTTTTTCAACAGGAGTTGTTATAAAAATTACAAATGAAGAGTTAGAAATTTTAAAATTAAGAGAAAAAAACTACTCTTGTATTACTATAAAAAAAGAGTCAGTTTTAAATATAAAACTTGAAGAAGATATAATTGCTTTTATGACAACAAAAGAAGAAAAACTAGCTAAAAGTGAAGATAAAGAGTGCTTTATTCCTGCAAAATATATAGATATTTTAACTTCAGCTTTTACTTTTTATGATAAAAACTTTATAGAAGAATATAAAAAAGAGGTTTTAAAAAACTTTCCTTTTTCAATAAAAGAAGGAACTTATAGTTTTTCAGACCCAACTCAAAATAAATTTGCAAAAGAGGGTATTAATGAGTCAAAGTAA
- a CDS encoding RraA family protein — MRFFTADICDTHSEKVNILGPNFKSYGGFKKCQGEVITVKLDKNNKDLAKLLKEQNGEGKVVVVDVAEQYYAVVGDNLMKFAFENKYSGIIVNGYIRDTATVKDFDLALFAKGVCPRKYIPEQSATIGCDIEVDGVVIQNGDYLYADTDGIIISKERIV; from the coding sequence ATGAGATTTTTTACAGCTGATATTTGTGATACGCATTCTGAAAAGGTAAATATATTAGGACCTAATTTTAAATCATATGGAGGATTTAAAAAATGTCAAGGGGAAGTTATCACTGTAAAACTTGATAAAAACAATAAAGACTTAGCAAAACTTTTAAAAGAACAAAATGGTGAAGGAAAAGTTGTAGTTGTTGATGTTGCTGAGCAATATTATGCAGTAGTAGGGGATAACTTAATGAAGTTTGCTTTTGAAAATAAATATTCTGGAATTATAGTAAATGGATATATAAGAGATACTGCAACAGTAAAAGATTTTGATTTGGCTTTATTTGCAAAAGGTGTATGTCCTAGAAAATATATACCAGAACAAAGTGCAACAATAGGTTGTGATATTGAAGTTGATGGAGTAGTAATTCAAAATGGAGATTATTTATATGCAGATACAGATGGTATTATAATCTCAAAAGAAAGAATTGTATAA
- the ovoA gene encoding 5-histidylcysteine sulfoxide synthase, producing the protein MQYRADTINLQNGTIEEKREEIKNYFLQTYELDEKLFDLLKDKKSIYEQPNRLRHPLIFYYGHTATFFINKLMLSKLINKRINKHFESIFAIGVDEMSWDDLNSENYLWPNFEEVKEYRLKVKNLVLELIDTLEFSLPINWNSPMWIILMGIEHENIHIETSSVLLRELDISHLVEDETFSYCKEYLNTYPKNELIKVQEGEVVLQKDRQNPIYYGWDNEFSYHKAYIKEFFASKYLVSNGEFLEFVQDGGYSKLKYFSKEGREWLDFTQAKMPTFWIKKEDKYYLRQINKIVPLPLNYPVDINVYEAEAFCKYKSEKLGFEVRLPSEDEYYRLYDYTKANTKKANIGLKYFNQTPVDKYAFDDFYDVVGNVWQWSITPTYPFDGFETHPIYDDFTTPTFDDRHALIKGGSFISLGNEILKSARYAFRKHFFQHAGFRYVKSNNEYRTKLNDNVYETDELISQYCEFHYGDEFFNVKNFAKNSVEILKPYLKEIKTIKALDLGCSVGRSSFELAKTFDEVMGIDFSANFINVGVKLKKYESLTYKVRVEGEIFEDKTISLKDLNLDEVKNKVEFMQGDACNLKEIYSNYDLVFCSNLIDRLYYPQKFLDDIPNRVNKDGLLVIISPYTWLEEYTPKTNWLGGFIKDNKEVKTFDTLKNNLDKNYKLLDLIDIPFVIKETSRKFQHTVSQMSIWKKVK; encoded by the coding sequence ATGCAATATAGAGCAGATACCATAAACTTACAAAATGGAACAATAGAAGAAAAAAGAGAAGAGATTAAGAACTATTTTCTTCAAACTTATGAATTAGATGAAAAACTATTTGATTTATTAAAAGATAAAAAGTCAATTTATGAACAGCCTAATAGATTAAGACATCCTTTGATTTTTTATTATGGTCATACTGCTACATTTTTTATTAATAAACTTATGCTTAGTAAACTTATTAATAAAAGAATAAATAAACATTTTGAATCAATATTTGCAATTGGTGTTGATGAAATGAGTTGGGATGATTTAAATAGTGAAAACTATTTATGGCCAAATTTTGAAGAGGTAAAAGAGTATAGATTAAAAGTTAAAAATCTAGTTTTAGAACTTATTGATACTTTAGAGTTTTCTCTACCTATAAATTGGAATAGTCCTATGTGGATTATTCTTATGGGAATAGAGCATGAAAATATTCATATTGAAACTTCTTCTGTTTTATTAAGGGAGCTTGATATTTCACATTTGGTTGAAGATGAAACTTTTTCTTACTGTAAAGAGTATTTAAATACTTATCCTAAAAATGAACTAATAAAGGTGCAAGAAGGGGAAGTTGTTTTACAAAAAGATAGACAAAATCCTATTTATTATGGTTGGGATAATGAGTTTTCATATCATAAGGCATATATAAAAGAGTTCTTTGCTAGTAAATATCTTGTATCCAATGGAGAGTTTTTAGAGTTTGTTCAAGATGGTGGATATTCAAAACTAAAATACTTTTCAAAAGAGGGGAGAGAATGGCTTGATTTTACACAAGCTAAAATGCCTACTTTTTGGATAAAAAAAGAAGATAAATACTATTTAAGACAAATCAATAAAATTGTTCCTTTACCTTTAAATTATCCTGTTGATATAAATGTATATGAAGCAGAGGCTTTTTGTAAATATAAAAGTGAAAAACTAGGTTTTGAAGTTAGACTTCCAAGTGAAGATGAATATTATAGATTATATGATTACACAAAAGCCAATACAAAAAAAGCAAATATTGGATTAAAATACTTTAATCAAACTCCAGTTGATAAATATGCTTTTGATGATTTTTATGATGTTGTAGGAAATGTTTGGCAATGGAGTATAACTCCTACATATCCTTTTGATGGCTTTGAAACTCATCCAATTTATGATGATTTTACTACACCAACTTTTGATGATAGGCATGCACTTATTAAAGGAGGTTCTTTTATCTCTTTAGGAAATGAAATTTTAAAAAGTGCTAGATATGCTTTTAGAAAACATTTCTTTCAACATGCAGGTTTTAGATATGTAAAATCAAATAATGAATATAGAACAAAACTAAATGATAATGTATATGAAACAGATGAACTAATCTCTCAATATTGTGAATTTCATTATGGTGATGAGTTTTTCAATGTTAAAAATTTTGCAAAAAATAGTGTTGAAATACTAAAACCTTATTTAAAAGAGATTAAAACAATAAAAGCTTTAGATTTAGGGTGTTCTGTTGGAAGGAGTAGTTTTGAACTTGCCAAAACTTTTGATGAGGTAATGGGTATAGATTTTAGTGCAAACTTTATAAATGTGGGAGTTAAACTTAAAAAATATGAAAGTCTAACTTACAAAGTAAGAGTTGAAGGCGAGATTTTTGAAGATAAAACTATTTCTTTAAAGGATTTAAATTTAGATGAGGTTAAAAATAAAGTTGAATTTATGCAAGGAGATGCTTGTAACTTAAAAGAGATATATTCTAATTATGATTTAGTTTTTTGCTCAAATTTAATTGATAGACTATATTATCCTCAAAAGTTTTTAGATGATATTCCAAATAGAGTAAATAAAGATGGTCTTTTAGTTATTATTTCTCCATATACTTGGTTGGAAGAATATACTCCTAAAACAAACTGGTTAGGGGGTTTTATAAAAGATAATAAAGAAGTAAAAACTTTTGACACCTTAAAAAATAATTTAGATAAAAATTATAAACTTTTAGATCTAATTGATATACCTTTTGTAATAAAAGAGACTTCAAGAAAATTCCAGCATACAGTTTCTCAAATGAGTATTTGGAAAAAAGTAAAATAG
- a CDS encoding c-type cytochrome, with product MKKILIATSLLACSVFAADGAALYKKCATCHGANGEKPALGKSKIIKDMTKADFIAAMKGYKDGSYGGAMKGLMKGQVTSLSDADIEAIANVIAK from the coding sequence ATGAAAAAAATATTAATCGCAACTTCACTTCTTGCATGTTCAGTATTTGCTGCTGATGGTGCTGCACTATATAAAAAATGTGCTACTTGTCATGGTGCAAATGGTGAAAAACCAGCATTAGGTAAAAGTAAAATCATTAAAGATATGACTAAAGCTGATTTTATTGCTGCAATGAAAGGTTATAAAGATGGTTCTTATGGTGGAGCAATGAAAGGTTTAATGAAAGGTCAAGTTACTTCATTAAGCGATGCTGATATTGAAGCAATTGCAAACGTAATTGCAAAATAA
- a CDS encoding methylaspartate mutase, whose amino-acid sequence MSLLQEEREIIVRNEYADNFDFAEIEEFVKNASKNLFISHTFKNSKKMLVQPRGGFPTYKKQFALNEFFVNANVDVLPLTIDSNTRLNDYAMSKKMLRLSEENDVDMLNGYPLVNHGYRTTRKMITHFDKPVSLRHGTPDARLLIETAIASGIFEIEGGPITYLLPYSKNFPLDKAFLYWKYVERICANYSKLNEPINRESFGPLTATLVPPCVTIVIQLLEMLLSLEEGVKSFSVSFSQSGSVNQDIVTSAVLKKMARYYAEQINCGDADIHLVYHQWMGAFPSNKDYSESLINTATVIASLVGADKIITKTRDEAFGIPTKEANAKTVANTQYTLRILNGLPNIVDKEEEEILEAEVKSIMEAVLNDSADTLWRKVFNSIKNGIIDVPFSPHIINNNEVVTVRDANKNIRIIKRGKLPISDRCFEYEKSKCDLNKDATSIVNDIIHDIGIMQ is encoded by the coding sequence ATGAGTTTACTTCAAGAAGAAAGAGAGATAATAGTTAGAAATGAATATGCAGACAACTTTGATTTTGCAGAAATTGAAGAGTTTGTAAAAAATGCTAGCAAAAATCTATTTATTTCTCATACTTTTAAAAATTCAAAAAAGATGCTAGTTCAACCAAGAGGTGGTTTTCCAACATATAAAAAACAGTTTGCACTAAATGAGTTTTTTGTTAATGCAAATGTTGATGTTTTACCACTTACAATTGATTCAAATACAAGACTTAATGATTATGCTATGTCTAAAAAAATGCTAAGACTTAGTGAAGAGAATGATGTGGATATGTTAAATGGGTATCCTCTTGTAAACCATGGATATAGAACAACTAGAAAGATGATTACACATTTTGATAAACCAGTTAGTTTAAGACATGGAACACCAGATGCAAGATTATTAATTGAAACAGCTATTGCTTCAGGTATTTTTGAAATAGAAGGAGGTCCAATTACATATTTACTTCCTTATTCAAAAAACTTTCCTTTAGATAAAGCCTTTTTATATTGGAAATATGTGGAAAGAATTTGTGCAAATTACTCAAAATTAAATGAACCAATTAATAGGGAGTCTTTTGGACCACTAACTGCAACTTTAGTTCCTCCTTGCGTTACAATTGTAATTCAATTATTAGAGATGCTTTTATCACTTGAAGAGGGAGTAAAATCTTTCTCTGTCTCTTTTTCTCAAAGTGGTTCGGTAAATCAAGATATAGTAACTAGTGCAGTATTAAAGAAAATGGCTAGATATTATGCAGAACAAATTAATTGTGGTGATGCAGATATTCACCTAGTATACCATCAATGGATGGGAGCATTTCCTTCAAATAAAGATTATTCAGAATCACTTATAAATACAGCAACAGTAATTGCAAGTTTAGTAGGTGCTGATAAAATTATTACAAAAACAAGAGATGAAGCTTTTGGTATTCCAACAAAAGAAGCAAATGCTAAAACAGTTGCAAATACACAATATACTTTAAGAATCTTAAATGGTCTTCCAAATATAGTAGATAAAGAGGAAGAAGAGATTTTAGAAGCTGAAGTTAAATCTATTATGGAAGCTGTATTAAATGATAGTGCAGATACTTTATGGAGAAAAGTATTTAACTCTATTAAAAATGGGATTATTGATGTACCTTTTTCTCCTCATATTATAAATAACAATGAAGTAGTAACAGTAAGAGATGCAAATAAAAATATTAGAATTATCAAAAGAGGAAAACTTCCTATTAGTGATAGATGTTTTGAATATGAAAAATCAAAATGTGATTTAAATAAAGATGCCACTTCAATAGTAAATGATATTATACATGATATAGGAATTATGCAATGA
- a CDS encoding AMP-binding protein encodes MSINCIRTLLEDANISHNEKIALIHNENKITYGELFTKVNQVAFYLKELDLPKGSRIGIYSNKSIDQVIAILAILSTDYILVPLTRMLQPEQVEYIIQDCDIKCIITDKLKVENIEEINFNGKIISYERTDKNFASFEEIYKYYNKPYICDVNGHDNAVITYSFGLTGKPKGIVISHRNLIDSARVVSQYLQLKEEDIISGLLIFNLDYGLNQIFCSLYKRATLALHRFILPNDFYNHIINDKVTVLPLMPINITQMFDEEEHKLPSAQLLSNVRIITSSGGNVTAKMIKDIEKYFINAKFYSMHGLTEAFRSTYLDPTQIKIRPDSIGKAIPDVELYVINEEGNECKPREVGELIHRGGYIYRGFWNAPVETKERFKSIKILKNVINLEGHLCDEVVVASGDYVYKDEEGYFYFVSRRDDMIKTRGFRVSPYEIESVVSKNFPQIEQCAVFSIENQEIEEEIVLVYSSRSEIPTNEIIFELKNHLASYMLPSKIYYRKSLPLIPSDKNKINKEILKNDIINNI; translated from the coding sequence ATGTCAATTAACTGCATAAGAACACTTTTAGAAGATGCAAATATTTCACATAATGAAAAAATTGCATTAATACATAATGAAAATAAAATAACATATGGTGAGCTTTTTACTAAGGTTAATCAAGTAGCATTTTATCTTAAAGAGCTTGATTTACCTAAAGGTAGTAGAATAGGAATTTATTCAAATAAATCAATTGACCAAGTAATAGCTATTTTAGCTATTTTATCAACTGATTATATTTTAGTTCCTTTAACTAGAATGCTGCAACCAGAGCAAGTTGAATATATAATTCAAGATTGTGATATAAAATGTATTATTACAGATAAATTAAAAGTTGAGAATATCGAAGAGATAAACTTTAATGGGAAAATAATCTCTTATGAAAGAACAGATAAAAATTTTGCTTCTTTTGAAGAGATTTACAAATATTATAATAAACCATATATTTGTGATGTAAATGGACATGACAATGCAGTAATTACTTACTCTTTTGGATTAACAGGAAAACCAAAAGGTATTGTAATTTCACATAGAAATTTAATTGATTCTGCTAGGGTTGTATCTCAATATTTACAATTAAAAGAAGAAGATATAATTTCTGGACTTTTAATTTTTAATTTAGATTATGGTTTAAATCAAATCTTTTGTAGTTTATATAAAAGAGCAACTTTAGCTTTACATAGATTTATTTTACCAAATGATTTTTATAATCATATAATAAATGATAAGGTTACAGTATTACCATTGATGCCTATAAATATTACTCAAATGTTTGATGAAGAAGAGCATAAATTACCAAGTGCACAATTATTATCAAATGTTAGAATTATTACTTCATCAGGTGGAAATGTAACAGCTAAGATGATTAAAGATATTGAAAAATATTTTATTAATGCAAAGTTTTACTCTATGCATGGTTTAACAGAAGCTTTTAGATCAACATATTTAGACCCAACACAAATAAAAATAAGACCTGATTCTATTGGAAAAGCAATTCCTGATGTGGAACTTTATGTTATAAATGAAGAAGGAAATGAGTGTAAACCAAGAGAAGTTGGAGAGCTTATTCATAGGGGAGGATATATTTATAGAGGTTTTTGGAATGCCCCTGTTGAAACAAAAGAGAGATTTAAATCTATTAAAATCTTAAAAAATGTAATCAATTTAGAAGGTCATTTATGTGATGAGGTAGTTGTTGCAAGTGGAGATTATGTTTATAAAGATGAAGAAGGATATTTTTACTTTGTATCAAGACGAGATGATATGATTAAAACAAGAGGATTTAGAGTAAGTCCATATGAAATAGAATCAGTAGTTTCAAAAAACTTTCCTCAAATAGAACAATGTGCTGTTTTTTCAATAGAAAATCAAGAAATTGAAGAAGAAATTGTATTGGTGTATTCAAGTAGAAGTGAAATTCCAACAAATGAAATAATATTTGAGTTAAAAAATCATTTAGCTTCATATATGTTGCCAAGTAAGATTTATTATAGGAAATCTTTACCACTAATTCCTAGTGATAAAAATAAAATAAATAAAGAAATTTTAAAAAATGACATTATAAATAATATTTAA
- a CDS encoding tetratricopeptide repeat protein translates to MSQSNCNIITSKLCDANRKNLDDEIIKKRKKSLDITFLEEDTLDEFEANLNKICGKTSYIFKRKLSSYILSTISVIVIMFALISASIYEDLFKKIIFEMPFDWNLNDSVALVFVLIFFFGLVSMPSILDGESSQFKTLLQAWFNKDARRLKRLNLALASIDKKIVINLYNVDLALKEHWIWSVLVKALVNRFTNINFYVRNDQSKIIYKRLKELKVLNIDIIKNTNEFNPCNLDILLSSKEQKLLSLLQLSSSLIIKKVKNKEFISLELFEYCGRNFLDENKTKGTQLISGFQNFINRSFDDFSFLKQEKSMQIYFTSNVKIKELEDEQRRLSYYLRNHIEECVRNFENPISLLVLYYYVKNIVLDEKRNILILEKFLETVEKKQHYELIDEFWFDIANDMFDASNLEDFEATNTSIYRKISITSLNRLIFLFERNGHFEQALRVANYLYEINPNKYAVNICSLYERMGQFNLAYESLPLSLELKKAVKPTDIEVRYFQRKAWIIVSQRREDKKQEGIECLEKLKELLFSHNEDNEPLWLWHYYNIKANYEEWNKNYTLAIENYKKCLSIPALGAFEYGATFVNLAIAYRFMYLTNPTHNKDIIQKSIDIGTIGVALKNSVGDRDEMPVVLHNQALNFLYKKELSLEELEKVLALTNEGITILDDTNSIKRLGMLLIENIISCQLLENSCNENINRLELHWKNMDNNEHQQILNIYKEYRLNNKLEGIKFLEELI, encoded by the coding sequence ATGAGTCAAAGTAATTGCAATATAATTACTTCAAAACTATGTGATGCAAATAGAAAAAATTTAGATGATGAAATTATAAAAAAAAGAAAAAAAAGTTTAGATATTACCTTTTTAGAAGAGGATACTTTAGATGAATTTGAAGCAAATCTAAATAAAATTTGTGGAAAAACTTCATATATTTTTAAAAGAAAACTCTCAAGTTATATACTTTCAACAATCTCTGTAATTGTTATTATGTTTGCTTTAATCTCAGCTTCAATTTATGAAGATTTATTTAAAAAAATCATTTTTGAAATGCCTTTTGATTGGAACTTAAATGATAGTGTTGCTTTAGTATTTGTTTTAATCTTCTTTTTTGGTTTAGTCTCAATGCCTTCTATTTTAGATGGAGAGAGCTCTCAATTTAAAACTTTATTACAAGCTTGGTTTAATAAAGATGCAAGAAGACTAAAAAGATTAAATTTAGCCTTAGCTTCAATAGATAAAAAAATAGTAATAAACCTATATAATGTAGATTTAGCCTTAAAAGAGCATTGGATTTGGTCTGTTTTAGTAAAGGCTTTAGTTAATAGATTTACTAATATAAATTTTTATGTAAGAAATGATCAAAGTAAAATTATTTATAAAAGACTAAAAGAACTAAAAGTTTTAAATATAGATATTATTAAAAATACAAATGAATTTAATCCTTGCAATTTAGATATTTTACTCTCTTCAAAAGAACAAAAACTATTATCTTTGCTTCAATTAAGTTCTTCTTTAATTATTAAAAAAGTAAAAAATAAAGAGTTTATCTCTTTGGAACTTTTTGAATATTGTGGAAGAAACTTTTTAGATGAAAACAAGACTAAAGGAACACAACTAATCTCTGGCTTTCAAAATTTTATAAATAGAAGTTTTGATGATTTTAGCTTTTTAAAACAAGAAAAATCTATGCAGATATATTTTACTTCAAATGTAAAAATTAAAGAGCTTGAAGATGAACAGCGAAGATTATCATATTATTTAAGAAATCATATAGAAGAGTGTGTTAGAAACTTTGAAAATCCTATTTCACTTTTAGTTTTATACTATTATGTAAAAAATATAGTTTTAGATGAAAAAAGAAATATACTTATTTTAGAAAAGTTTTTAGAAACTGTTGAAAAAAAACAACATTATGAACTTATAGATGAGTTTTGGTTTGATATTGCAAATGATATGTTTGATGCTTCAAATTTAGAAGATTTTGAAGCTACAAATACTTCAATATATAGAAAAATTTCCATAACTTCTTTAAATAGACTAATTTTCTTATTTGAACGAAATGGACATTTTGAACAAGCTTTAAGAGTAGCAAATTATTTATATGAAATAAACCCAAATAAATATGCAGTAAATATTTGCTCACTATATGAAAGAATGGGACAGTTTAATCTTGCATATGAAAGTTTACCTTTAAGTTTAGAACTTAAAAAAGCTGTAAAACCAACAGATATTGAAGTTAGATATTTTCAAAGAAAAGCTTGGATAATTGTTAGTCAAAGAAGAGAAGATAAAAAGCAAGAGGGAATAGAGTGTTTAGAAAAACTAAAAGAATTACTATTTTCTCATAATGAAGATAATGAACCTTTATGGCTATGGCATTATTATAATATAAAAGCAAATTATGAAGAGTGGAATAAAAACTATACTTTAGCTATTGAAAACTATAAAAAGTGTTTATCTATACCAGCTCTTGGGGCTTTTGAATATGGAGCAACTTTTGTAAATTTGGCAATTGCTTATAGATTTATGTATCTTACAAACCCTACACATAATAAAGATATAATTCAAAAATCAATTGATATTGGCACAATTGGTGTTGCTTTAAAAAATTCTGTTGGGGATAGAGATGAGATGCCTGTTGTTTTACACAATCAAGCTTTAAATTTCTTATATAAAAAAGAGTTATCTTTAGAAGAGTTAGAAAAAGTATTGGCTTTAACAAATGAGGGAATAACAATTTTAGATGATACAAACTCTATAAAAAGACTAGGGATGTTATTAATAGAAAATATAATCTCTTGCCAATTATTAGAAAATAGTTGCAATGAAAATATAAATAGATTGGAACTTCATTGGAAAAATATGGATAATAATGAACATCAACAGATATTAAATATATACAAAGAGTATAGATTAAATAATAAACTAGAAGGTATAAAGTTTTTAGAAGAATTAATTTAA
- the glmS gene encoding methylaspartate mutase subunit S, which translates to MKVVTGVVGNDIHVVANRLIEISLQARGFEVFNLGVNTYLEEFIDAVIETNADILLISSLNGEAEGWCRELNILKSKYPKLKDVIFMLGGNLAVGEAKTQEIVPKFKNYGFDLVFHQVDLNTGLDELEKYVKARK; encoded by the coding sequence ATGAAAGTAGTAACAGGAGTAGTAGGTAACGATATTCATGTGGTTGCAAATCGACTAATTGAAATATCGTTACAAGCAAGAGGGTTTGAAGTATTTAATTTGGGAGTAAATACTTATCTTGAAGAGTTTATTGATGCAGTTATAGAAACTAACGCTGATATTTTACTAATTTCATCTTTAAATGGTGAAGCTGAGGGTTGGTGTAGGGAATTAAATATTCTTAAATCAAAATACCCTAAATTAAAAGATGTGATTTTTATGCTTGGAGGAAATCTTGCTGTGGGAGAAGCAAAGACGCAAGAGATTGTTCCTAAGTTTAAAAATTATGGATTTGATTTGGTTTTCCATCAAGTAGATTTAAATACAGGTTTAGATGAATTAGAAAAATATGTTAAGGCGAGAAAATGA
- a CDS encoding glutamate mutase L, with the protein MKKNLLVDIGSTYFKVCDGEDIQQHFRDFNKDIFDDLKYKCADIIEKYKKEEVFICSSANGGLSTLIIGITNSFSLKYATNIAFNSGINIIDTVLYQNIKNSSIPSDLIDVVIITGGIDSVSDIFNEDLFTYLEQVNYSNIVYVGNENDAKFLSQNIKNLVVLPNIITNKLQVNENELKEYLTNLYQADIEGKEDIKHLYNITSNQIYSTPYIVNRTLPLINNMFKVADPFILVDIGGATTDIHYSTTLVNDNMVKNNEYDRLVFKKLGVYKSKESLIYAAKNNEFVYELLAHMNVTENIFQEDSDKALRTLMKLAIFLVLYKVSEAHPLYVHLKLDLLKSIVLTGGITKVLKQEEAEDIVGFFYKKILNTTIKPNIVLDSNYEIWTLGITQ; encoded by the coding sequence ATGAAAAAGAACTTATTAGTAGATATAGGAAGTACATACTTTAAAGTTTGTGATGGAGAAGATATACAACAACACTTTAGAGATTTTAATAAAGATATATTTGATGATTTAAAATATAAATGTGCTGATATAATAGAAAAGTATAAAAAAGAAGAGGTATTTATATGTTCTTCTGCAAATGGTGGTTTAAGTACCTTAATTATAGGAATCACAAACTCTTTTTCATTAAAATATGCCACAAATATTGCCTTTAATTCAGGGATTAATATTATAGATACAGTTTTATATCAAAATATAAAAAATAGCTCAATTCCAAGTGATTTAATAGATGTGGTTATAATAACTGGTGGGATTGATAGTGTAAGTGATATTTTTAATGAAGATTTATTTACTTATTTAGAGCAAGTAAATTATTCTAATATAGTTTATGTTGGAAATGAAAATGATGCTAAATTTTTAAGCCAAAATATTAAAAATTTAGTTGTATTACCAAATATTATTACAAATAAACTTCAAGTTAATGAAAATGAATTAAAAGAGTATTTAACAAACCTTTATCAAGCAGATATAGAAGGTAAAGAAGATATAAAACATCTATATAATATCACTTCAAACCAAATATACTCTACTCCATATATAGTAAATAGAACTCTACCACTTATAAATAATATGTTTAAAGTAGCAGACCCTTTTATTTTAGTTGATATAGGTGGGGCAACAACTGATATTCATTATAGTACAACTTTAGTAAATGATAATATGGTAAAAAACAATGAATATGATAGACTTGTATTTAAAAAACTTGGAGTTTATAAATCAAAAGAGTCTTTAATATATGCAGCTAAAAACAATGAGTTTGTTTATGAGTTATTAGCACATATGAATGTAACAGAAAATATTTTTCAAGAAGATAGTGATAAGGCACTAAGAACTTTAATGAAACTTGCTATTTTCTTAGTTTTATATAAAGTTTCAGAAGCTCATCCTTTATATGTACATTTAAAACTAGATTTATTAAAATCAATTGTATTAACAGGTGGAATTACAAAAGTTTTAAAACAAGAAGAAGCAGAAGATATTGTAGGGTTTTTCTATAAAAAGATTTTAAATACAACTATAAAGCCAAATATAGTATTAGATAGTAACTATGAAATTTGGACTTTAGGAATAACACAATAA